One genomic segment of Streptomyces sp. TLI_146 includes these proteins:
- a CDS encoding response regulator transcription factor, with protein sequence MTIRLLVVDDDPLVRAGLTFMLGGSDDLEIVGEASDGSQVEELTDRLRPDVVLMDIRMPNVDGLTATETLRARPDAPEVIVLTTFHADEQVVRALRAGAAGFVLKDTAPAEIVAAVRRVAAGEPVLSPAVTRQLMHRVAGAPEGSGDRTARARARIGRLAEREREVAVAVGRGQSNAEISAALFLSVPTVKTHVSRVLAKLGLNNRVQIALLVHDAGLLDEDGDVR encoded by the coding sequence ATGACCATCCGGCTCCTGGTCGTCGACGACGACCCCCTCGTCCGCGCGGGACTCACCTTCATGCTCGGCGGCTCCGACGACCTGGAGATCGTGGGGGAGGCCTCCGACGGCTCCCAGGTCGAGGAGCTGACCGACCGGCTGCGCCCGGACGTGGTCCTGATGGACATCCGGATGCCCAACGTCGACGGGCTCACCGCCACCGAGACCCTGCGCGCCCGCCCCGACGCCCCCGAGGTCATCGTCCTGACCACCTTCCACGCCGACGAGCAGGTGGTACGGGCGCTGCGCGCGGGCGCCGCCGGGTTCGTCCTGAAGGACACCGCGCCCGCCGAGATCGTCGCCGCCGTACGCCGGGTGGCGGCGGGCGAGCCGGTGCTCTCCCCGGCCGTCACCCGCCAGCTGATGCACCGGGTCGCGGGCGCACCGGAGGGCTCCGGCGACCGGACGGCCCGGGCCCGGGCCCGGATCGGCCGACTCGCCGAGCGGGAGCGGGAGGTGGCCGTCGCCGTCGGCCGGGGCCAGTCGAACGCGGAGATCTCCGCCGCCCTCTTCCTCAGCGTGCCGACGGTGAAGACCCATGTCTCGCGCGTGCTCGCCAAGCTCGGCCTCAACAACCGTGTCCAGATCGCGCTGCTCGTCCACGACGCCGGGCTGCTCGACGAGGACGGCGACGTACGCTGA
- a CDS encoding cytochrome P450: protein MPLVDLRDHEDFTANPYPYYAKLRAEGPVHRVRTHETDEVWLIVGHDEARAALADARFSKDWRAIAEGDYEFTAVSANMLDSDPPQHTRLRKLVAREFTPRRIEALRPRVQKITDGLLDTMLAAPGRTADLVDSFAFPLPMTVICELLGVPDLDRETFRRLSNEAVAPTRNDGAAMLEMGAYLVQLIEDKRATAPADDLMSALIRTRHEDGDKLSPDELIGMAFLLLVAGHETTVNLISNGVRALLAHPEQLAALRADFDGLIDGAIEEMLRYDGPVETATYRFTKEAVECGGTVIPAGAPVLVALASAGRDPARYPDPDRFDIHRTPQSHLGFGHGIHYCLGAPLARMEGRIAIRTLLERAPDLELALDDGPLEWLPGMLIRGVRHLPVRW from the coding sequence ATGCCGCTCGTCGATCTGCGCGACCACGAGGACTTCACCGCCAACCCGTATCCGTACTACGCGAAACTGCGCGCGGAGGGGCCGGTGCACCGCGTCCGCACCCATGAGACGGACGAGGTGTGGCTGATCGTCGGACACGACGAGGCGCGGGCCGCGCTCGCCGACGCCCGCTTCTCCAAGGACTGGCGGGCGATCGCCGAAGGGGACTACGAGTTCACCGCGGTCAGCGCCAACATGCTGGACTCGGACCCGCCGCAGCACACCCGGCTGCGCAAGCTGGTGGCCCGCGAGTTCACCCCGCGCCGCATCGAGGCGCTGCGCCCGCGCGTCCAGAAGATCACCGACGGGCTGCTCGACACCATGCTGGCGGCCCCCGGCCGCACGGCCGACCTGGTCGACTCGTTCGCCTTCCCGCTGCCGATGACCGTCATCTGCGAACTCCTCGGCGTGCCCGATCTGGACCGGGAGACCTTCCGCAGGCTCTCCAACGAGGCCGTCGCCCCCACCCGGAACGACGGCGCGGCGATGCTGGAGATGGGCGCCTATCTGGTGCAGCTCATCGAGGACAAGCGCGCCACCGCTCCCGCCGACGACCTGATGAGCGCGCTCATCCGCACCCGGCACGAGGACGGCGACAAGCTGTCCCCGGACGAGCTCATCGGCATGGCCTTCCTGCTGCTCGTCGCGGGCCACGAGACCACCGTCAACCTCATCTCCAACGGAGTACGGGCGCTGCTCGCGCACCCGGAGCAACTGGCCGCGCTGCGCGCCGACTTCGACGGGCTGATCGACGGCGCGATCGAGGAGATGCTGCGCTACGACGGCCCGGTGGAGACGGCCACGTACCGTTTCACCAAGGAGGCCGTCGAGTGCGGCGGCACGGTCATCCCGGCCGGGGCACCCGTCCTCGTCGCCCTCGCCTCCGCCGGGCGCGACCCCGCCCGCTACCCCGACCCGGACCGCTTCGACATCCACCGCACCCCGCAGAGCCACCTCGGCTTCGGGCACGGCATCCACTACTGCCTGGGCGCCCCGCTCGCCCGGATGGAGGGCCGCATCGCGATCCGTACGCTCCTGGAGCGCGCCCCCGACCTCGAACTCGCCCTGGATGATGGGCCGTTGGAGTGGCTGCCGGGGATGCTCATCCGGGGCGTGCGCCATCTGCCGGTGCGCTGGTGA
- a CDS encoding cytochrome P450, whose amino-acid sequence MTSEATEDAVVDLAALGDGFTRDPYTVYAGLRERGPVHRVRMPEGADAWLVVGYEAARAALADPRLSKEWRNAAPDLGVRHIASGTTMLSSDAPAHTRLRKLVTREFTPRRVELLAPRIQRTTDALLDAMLRRPDNRADLVEALSFPLPITVIGELLGVPALDQDSFREWSNTSVSAPALADRMAAAKAMSEYLTALLESKRERPGDDLMSALITTSDEDGDRLSGPELLGMAWLLLVAGHETTVNLISNGVLALLSNPEQLADLRQDFDGLIGNAVEEMLRYDGPVETPTYRFTTEPVDIGGTVVPGGGQLVLVAMADANRDPARYPEPSRFDIRRDARGHVAFGHGIHYCLGAPLARLEARIAIRSLLERCPDLALDIHPAALTWRSGMLVRGPESLPVRW is encoded by the coding sequence TTGACCAGCGAAGCCACTGAGGACGCCGTCGTCGATCTCGCCGCTCTCGGGGACGGTTTCACCCGCGACCCCTACACCGTCTACGCCGGGCTGCGCGAGCGCGGCCCGGTGCACCGCGTCCGGATGCCCGAGGGCGCCGACGCCTGGCTCGTCGTCGGCTACGAGGCGGCCCGCGCGGCCCTCGCCGACCCGCGCCTGTCCAAGGAGTGGCGCAACGCCGCACCCGACCTGGGGGTGCGGCACATAGCCTCCGGCACCACCATGCTCAGCTCGGACGCCCCCGCCCACACCCGGCTGCGCAAGCTGGTGACCCGGGAGTTCACCCCGCGCCGGGTCGAGCTGCTCGCCCCGCGCATCCAGCGGACGACCGACGCGCTGCTGGACGCGATGCTCAGGCGGCCGGACAACAGGGCGGACCTCGTCGAGGCGCTCTCCTTCCCGCTGCCGATCACCGTCATCGGCGAGCTGCTCGGGGTGCCCGCCCTCGACCAGGACAGCTTCCGCGAGTGGTCCAACACCTCGGTCTCCGCGCCCGCCCTCGCCGACCGGATGGCGGCGGCCAAGGCCATGTCGGAGTATCTGACCGCGCTCCTGGAGAGCAAGCGCGAGCGGCCCGGCGACGACCTGATGAGCGCGCTGATCACCACTTCCGACGAGGACGGCGACCGCCTTTCCGGCCCCGAACTGCTCGGCATGGCCTGGCTGCTCCTGGTCGCGGGCCACGAGACGACCGTCAACCTGATCTCCAACGGCGTCCTCGCGCTGCTCAGCAACCCGGAGCAACTGGCCGATCTGCGCCAGGACTTCGACGGGCTGATCGGCAACGCGGTGGAGGAGATGCTGCGCTACGACGGCCCGGTCGAGACCCCGACGTACCGCTTCACCACCGAGCCGGTCGACATCGGCGGCACGGTCGTCCCCGGCGGCGGGCAGCTGGTCCTGGTCGCCATGGCCGACGCCAACCGGGACCCGGCCCGCTACCCCGAGCCGTCCCGCTTCGACATCCGGCGCGACGCGCGCGGCCATGTGGCGTTCGGGCACGGCATCCACTACTGCCTGGGCGCGCCGCTGGCCCGCCTGGAGGCGCGGATCGCCATCCGCTCGCTCCTGGAGCGCTGTCCCGACCTGGCGCTCGACATCCATCCGGCGGCGCTGACCTGGCGTTCGGGAATGCTGGTGCGCGGCCCGGAGAGCCTGCCGGTGCGCTGGTGA
- a CDS encoding Gfo/Idh/MocA family oxidoreductase, whose protein sequence is MRIGLIGTGRIGSFHAEVLARHPSVTELVVADADPARTAEAAARTGAAAATVDQLFAGGPDAVVIASATAAHAGLIARAARAGLPAFCEKPIALDLAGTMAALDEVESAGTVLQIGFMRRFDAGYAAARERVRAGGLGRLHTVRAVTADPAPPPAAYLPLSGGLYRDCLVHDFDSLRWVTGREVVEVYATGSDAGPAMFREAGDVSTAAALLTLDDGTLATATATRCNGAGYDVRMELAGDVDQLAVGLGERTPLTSAEPGAPGPAGKPWPGFLERFAPAYRAELDAFVRVVRGELANPCDGREALHALRVAEACERSRHERRPVAVAEFTD, encoded by the coding sequence ATGCGTATCGGACTCATCGGAACGGGACGTATCGGCTCCTTCCACGCGGAGGTGCTGGCCCGCCATCCCTCGGTCACCGAGCTCGTCGTCGCCGACGCCGACCCCGCGCGGACCGCCGAAGCGGCGGCGCGGACCGGGGCCGCGGCGGCCACCGTCGACCAGCTCTTCGCGGGCGGGCCGGACGCGGTGGTGATCGCCTCGGCGACCGCCGCGCACGCCGGTCTGATCGCCCGGGCGGCCCGGGCCGGGCTCCCCGCCTTCTGCGAGAAGCCGATCGCCCTCGACCTGGCCGGGACGATGGCGGCCCTGGACGAGGTGGAGAGCGCGGGCACGGTCCTCCAGATCGGGTTCATGCGGCGCTTCGACGCCGGGTACGCGGCGGCCCGCGAGCGGGTACGGGCCGGCGGGCTCGGGCGGCTGCACACCGTACGGGCGGTCACCGCGGACCCGGCGCCGCCGCCCGCCGCGTATCTGCCGCTCTCCGGCGGCCTCTACCGGGACTGCCTGGTCCATGACTTCGACAGTCTGCGGTGGGTGACCGGCCGCGAGGTCGTCGAGGTGTACGCGACCGGCTCGGACGCCGGGCCCGCCATGTTCCGCGAGGCGGGCGACGTCTCGACGGCCGCCGCCCTGCTCACCCTCGACGACGGCACCCTCGCCACGGCGACGGCGACCCGGTGCAACGGGGCCGGGTACGACGTACGCATGGAGCTGGCCGGGGACGTCGACCAGCTGGCGGTGGGGCTCGGCGAGCGCACCCCGCTGACCTCGGCCGAGCCGGGAGCTCCCGGGCCCGCCGGGAAGCCCTGGCCCGGTTTCCTGGAGCGGTTCGCCCCCGCCTACCGGGCCGAGCTCGACGCCTTCGTCCGGGTCGTGCGGGGCGAGCTGGCGAACCCCTGCGACGGCCGGGAGGCGCTGCACGCGCTGCGCGTCGCGGAGGCGTGCGAACGCTCACGGCACGAGCGCCGCCCGGTCGCCGTCGCGGAGTTCACCGACTGA
- a CDS encoding GntR family transcriptional regulator, producing MDRTSPVPLYFQLSQQLEAAIERGTLTPGSLLGNEIDLAGRLGLSRPTVRQAIQALVDKGLLVRRRGVGTQVVHSQVKRPLELSSLYDDLEAAGQKPATKVLRNTVEPATAEVAAALGVAEGDDVHLVERLRYAHGEPMARLRNHLPTGLLALDTEHLEATGLYRLMRGAGITLHSARQSVGARAATAAEAELLAEAEGAPLLTMQRTTFDDTGRAVEFAAHVYRASRYAFEFQLLVRP from the coding sequence GTGGACCGCACCAGCCCGGTCCCGCTCTACTTCCAGCTGTCCCAGCAACTGGAGGCGGCCATCGAGCGGGGCACCCTCACGCCCGGCAGCCTCCTCGGCAACGAGATCGACCTCGCGGGCCGCCTCGGCCTGTCCCGCCCCACCGTCCGCCAGGCCATCCAGGCCCTGGTCGACAAGGGCCTGCTGGTGCGCCGCCGGGGCGTCGGCACCCAGGTGGTGCACAGCCAGGTCAAGCGCCCCCTGGAGCTGAGCAGCCTCTACGACGACCTGGAGGCGGCCGGGCAGAAGCCCGCCACCAAGGTGCTGCGCAACACCGTGGAACCGGCCACCGCGGAGGTGGCGGCGGCGCTCGGTGTGGCCGAGGGCGACGACGTCCATCTGGTGGAGCGGCTGCGGTACGCCCACGGCGAGCCGATGGCCCGGCTGCGCAACCACCTGCCGACCGGGCTGCTCGCGCTCGACACCGAGCACCTGGAGGCCACCGGCCTGTACCGGCTGATGCGCGGCGCGGGGATCACGCTGCACAGCGCCCGGCAGTCGGTGGGGGCGCGGGCCGCCACCGCCGCCGAGGCGGAGCTGCTCGCCGAGGCCGAGGGCGCGCCGCTGCTGACCATGCAGCGCACCACCTTCGACGACACCGGCCGGGCGGTCGAGTTCGCCGCGCACGTCTACCGGGCGTCGCGGTACGCCTTCGAGTTCCAGCTGCTCGTACGGCCGTGA
- a CDS encoding substrate-binding domain-containing protein, with protein MRIPRTAATATAVVAALALTVAGCSSSGGKSSEEKTKDGASGGKGVSTPRMKIAMITHSGEGDTFWDIVQSGAKQAAAKDNVDFLYSANKEGQQQSQLVQAAIDQKVDGIVVTLAKPQAVQDVVRKAVAAGIPVVTINSGAPYSEKLGALGHIGQDEGVAGEAVGEQLNANGKKKAVCVIHEQGNVSLEERCAGVKKTFKGSVENLNVDGTNTPAATSSIEAKLQAGSGGTAIDAVVTLGAPIAAAAVKAKGDAGSSAEVDTFDLNAAVIKQFKAKEIGFAVDQQPYLQGYLAVDELWLQKTNGNVIGGGRPVLTGPAIVTEKDVPALEKYTARGTR; from the coding sequence ATGCGCATACCCCGCACCGCGGCCACGGCGACGGCGGTCGTCGCGGCCCTCGCACTCACGGTCGCCGGATGCAGCAGCTCGGGCGGCAAGAGTTCCGAGGAGAAGACCAAGGACGGCGCGTCCGGCGGCAAGGGGGTCTCCACACCCCGGATGAAGATCGCGATGATCACCCATTCGGGCGAGGGCGACACCTTCTGGGACATCGTGCAGAGCGGCGCGAAACAGGCCGCCGCCAAGGACAACGTCGATTTCCTCTATTCGGCCAACAAGGAGGGCCAGCAGCAGTCGCAGCTGGTCCAGGCGGCCATCGACCAGAAGGTCGACGGGATCGTGGTCACCCTGGCCAAGCCCCAGGCCGTCCAGGACGTCGTCAGGAAGGCGGTCGCCGCGGGCATCCCGGTCGTCACCATCAACTCCGGTGCCCCGTACTCCGAAAAGCTCGGCGCGCTCGGCCACATCGGGCAGGACGAGGGCGTCGCCGGCGAGGCGGTCGGCGAGCAGCTCAACGCGAACGGCAAGAAGAAGGCCGTCTGCGTGATCCACGAGCAGGGCAACGTGTCGCTGGAGGAGCGATGCGCCGGGGTGAAGAAGACGTTCAAGGGCTCGGTCGAGAACCTGAACGTCGACGGGACCAACACGCCCGCCGCCACGTCCTCCATCGAGGCGAAACTCCAGGCAGGCTCCGGGGGAACGGCCATCGACGCGGTGGTCACGCTCGGCGCGCCGATCGCGGCCGCGGCGGTCAAGGCCAAGGGCGACGCGGGCAGCTCCGCCGAGGTCGACACCTTCGACCTCAACGCCGCCGTGATCAAGCAGTTCAAGGCCAAGGAGATCGGCTTCGCGGTCGACCAGCAGCCCTACCTCCAGGGGTATCTGGCGGTCGACGAACTGTGGCTCCAGAAGACCAACGGCAATGTGATCGGCGGCGGCAGGCCGGTCCTCACCGGCCCCGCGATCGTCACCGAGAAGGACGTGCCCGCGCTGGAGAAGTACACCGCTCGCGGTACCCGATGA
- a CDS encoding sugar ABC transporter substrate-binding protein: MARVRTGVRAIGAVLAAVLGASLVGCSSTGGKRAEDARKAASAQGKAAVNTPRWKFAMITHSGDGDTFWDIVQSGAKQAAVKDNIDFLYSHSDQGQQQAQFVQAAIDQKVDGIVVTLAKPDAMKDVVAKAAKAGIPVITVNSGSEKSKEYGALTHIGQDETIAGEAVGEELNKRGRKKALCVLHEQGNVGHEQRCAGTKKAFKGELQNLYVTGTNMPDVQSSIEAKLQADKSIDAVVTLGAPFADTAVKAKGSAGSSAEVDTFDLNAKVAAELKDGTLGFAVDQQPYLQGYEAVDLLWLYKYNGDVLGGGLPVLTGPQIITKDAAAKLEDYTKRGTR, from the coding sequence GTGGCAAGGGTTCGGACAGGGGTACGCGCGATCGGCGCGGTGCTGGCGGCGGTGCTCGGAGCTTCCCTGGTGGGATGCAGCAGCACCGGGGGCAAGCGCGCCGAGGACGCGCGCAAGGCCGCCTCGGCGCAGGGCAAGGCGGCGGTGAACACACCCCGCTGGAAGTTCGCCATGATCACCCACTCGGGCGACGGCGACACCTTCTGGGACATCGTCCAGAGCGGCGCCAAGCAGGCCGCCGTCAAGGACAACATCGACTTCCTGTACTCGCACAGCGACCAGGGCCAGCAGCAGGCGCAGTTCGTGCAGGCGGCCATCGACCAGAAGGTCGACGGCATCGTCGTCACGCTCGCCAAGCCGGACGCCATGAAGGACGTCGTCGCCAAGGCCGCCAAGGCGGGCATCCCGGTCATCACGGTGAACTCGGGCTCCGAGAAGTCCAAGGAGTACGGCGCGCTCACCCACATCGGGCAGGACGAGACCATCGCGGGCGAGGCCGTCGGCGAGGAGCTCAACAAGCGCGGCCGGAAGAAGGCGCTCTGCGTCCTGCACGAGCAGGGCAACGTGGGCCACGAGCAGCGCTGCGCGGGCACCAAGAAGGCCTTCAAGGGCGAGCTGCAGAACCTCTACGTCACCGGCACCAACATGCCCGACGTGCAGTCCTCCATCGAGGCCAAGCTCCAGGCGGACAAGTCCATCGACGCCGTGGTCACCCTCGGCGCGCCGTTCGCGGACACCGCCGTCAAGGCCAAGGGCTCCGCGGGCAGCTCCGCCGAGGTCGACACCTTCGACCTGAACGCCAAGGTCGCCGCCGAACTGAAGGACGGCACCCTCGGCTTCGCCGTCGACCAGCAGCCCTACCTCCAGGGGTACGAGGCCGTGGACCTGCTCTGGCTCTACAAGTACAACGGCGACGTCCTCGGCGGCGGGCTGCCGGTGCTGACCGGACCCCAGATCATCACCAAGGACGCGGCCGCCAAGCTGGAGGACTACACGAAGCGGGGGACCCGATGA
- a CDS encoding ABC transporter permease has protein sequence MTATAPAPAPAQDERLIQRSVLRKLLGRPELGSVVGAIAVFVFFSIVADSFLRASSLSTVLYAASTIGIMAVPVALLMIGGEFDLSAGVLVTTSALVSSMFSYQMTANIWVGVGVSLLTTLALGAFNGFMLTRTKLPSFIITLGTFLMLTGLNLGFTKLISGTVSTKSIADMEGFASAKKVFASQLTLGSVNLKVTILWWFGLIALATWILLRTRFGNWIFAVGGEADAARAVGVPVYKTKIGLYMGVAFAAWISGQHLLFSFDVVQSGEGVGNELIYIIAAVIGGCLITGGYGSAIGSAVGAFIFGMTSKGIVYAEWNPDWFKFFLGAMLLLATLLNAWVRKRAEATA, from the coding sequence ATGACCGCCACCGCACCAGCGCCCGCGCCCGCGCAGGACGAGCGGCTGATCCAGCGGTCGGTGCTGCGCAAGCTGCTCGGCCGCCCGGAGCTCGGCTCGGTCGTCGGCGCCATCGCCGTCTTCGTCTTCTTCTCGATCGTCGCGGACAGCTTCCTGCGGGCCTCCAGCCTCTCGACCGTCCTGTACGCGGCGTCGACGATCGGCATCATGGCGGTGCCGGTGGCGCTGCTGATGATCGGCGGCGAGTTCGACCTGTCGGCCGGTGTGCTGGTGACGACGTCGGCGCTGGTGTCGTCGATGTTCAGCTACCAGATGACCGCGAACATCTGGGTGGGCGTCGGGGTCTCGCTGCTGACCACGCTCGCCCTCGGCGCGTTCAACGGCTTCATGCTGACCCGTACCAAACTGCCCAGCTTCATCATCACGCTCGGCACCTTCCTCATGCTGACCGGCCTCAACCTCGGCTTCACCAAGCTGATCAGCGGCACGGTCTCCACCAAGTCCATCGCGGACATGGAGGGCTTCGCCTCGGCGAAGAAGGTGTTCGCCTCCCAGCTGACCCTCGGCTCGGTCAACCTCAAGGTCACCATCCTGTGGTGGTTCGGCCTGATCGCGCTCGCCACCTGGATCCTGCTGCGCACCCGCTTCGGCAACTGGATCTTCGCGGTCGGCGGCGAGGCGGACGCGGCCCGCGCGGTCGGCGTGCCGGTCTACAAGACCAAGATCGGCCTGTACATGGGCGTGGCGTTCGCCGCCTGGATCTCCGGCCAGCACCTGCTCTTCTCGTTCGACGTGGTCCAGTCGGGCGAGGGCGTCGGCAACGAGCTGATCTACATCATCGCGGCCGTCATCGGCGGCTGTCTGATCACCGGCGGCTACGGCTCCGCGATCGGCTCCGCGGTCGGCGCGTTCATCTTCGGCATGACCAGCAAGGGCATCGTCTACGCCGAGTGGAACCCGGACTGGTTCAAGTTCTTCCTGGGAGCGATGCTCCTGCTGGCCACCCTGCTCAACGCCTGGGTGCGCAAGCGGGCGGAGGCGACGGCATGA
- a CDS encoding ATP-binding cassette domain-containing protein, producing MTDATLTKSSESPLVELDDVSKYYGNIRALEGVSLEVHAGEITCVLGDNGAGKSTLIKIIAGLHRHDSGAFRIEGEDVSLSNPREALDRGIATVYQDLAVVPLMPVWRNFFLGSEPTRGAGPFKRLDVDLMRRTTRSELLRMGIDLRDVDQPIGTLSGGERQCVAIARAVYFGAKVLVLDEPTAALGVKQSGVVLKYVAAARDAGLGVVLITHNPHHAYLVGDRFVLLKRGTMTGSHLRTQITLDELTRQMAGGSELEELSHELQRAPEPHLGGRPADTGE from the coding sequence ATGACGGACGCGACCTTGACCAAGAGCTCCGAGAGCCCCCTCGTGGAGCTCGACGACGTCAGTAAGTACTACGGCAACATCCGCGCCCTCGAAGGCGTCTCGCTGGAGGTCCACGCGGGCGAGATCACCTGCGTACTGGGCGACAACGGCGCCGGCAAGTCCACCCTCATCAAGATCATCGCGGGACTGCACCGGCACGACTCCGGCGCCTTCCGCATCGAGGGCGAGGACGTCTCGCTCAGCAACCCGCGCGAGGCGCTCGACCGGGGCATCGCCACCGTCTACCAGGACCTCGCGGTCGTCCCGCTGATGCCGGTGTGGCGCAACTTCTTCCTCGGCTCCGAGCCGACCAGGGGCGCGGGCCCCTTCAAGCGCCTCGACGTCGACCTGATGCGCCGCACCACCCGCTCGGAGCTGCTGCGCATGGGCATCGATCTGCGCGACGTGGACCAGCCCATCGGCACCCTGTCGGGCGGCGAGCGCCAGTGCGTGGCGATCGCCCGCGCCGTCTACTTCGGCGCCAAGGTCCTGGTCCTGGACGAGCCCACCGCCGCGCTCGGCGTCAAGCAGTCCGGCGTCGTGCTCAAGTACGTGGCGGCCGCGCGGGACGCGGGTCTCGGCGTGGTCCTGATCACGCACAATCCGCACCACGCCTACCTGGTCGGCGACCGGTTCGTGCTGCTCAAGCGCGGCACGATGACCGGCAGCCATCTGCGCACCCAGATCACCCTGGACGAGCTCACCCGCCAGATGGCGGGCGGCAGCGAGCTGGAGGAGCTCAGCCACGAGCTCCAGCGGGCTCCCGAGCCGCACCTCGGCGGCAGGCCCGCCGACACCGGCGAGTAA
- a CDS encoding ROK family glucokinase: MNTSYRGSARATVLRTVGTRERRSHLTAPRVPTVGIDIGGTKVMAGVVDADGNILEKIRTETPDKSKSPKVVEDTITELVLDLSDRHDVHAVGIGAAGWVDADRSTILFAPHLAWRNEPLRDALQSRLAVPVMVDNDANTAAWAEWRFGAGRGEDHLVMITLGTGIGGAILEDGRVKRGKYGVAGEFGHMQVVPGGHRCPCGNRGCWEQYSSGNALVREARELAVADSPVAYNILERVKGNIPDITGPLITELAREGDAMCVELLQDIGQWLGVGIANLAAALDPSCFVVGGGVSAADDLLIGPARDAFRRHLTGRGYRPEARIAKAQLGPEAGMVGAADLARLVARRFRRANRRRVERYERYAQVAEAVRKSSSARTTQGSP; encoded by the coding sequence ATGAACACCTCCTACCGGGGCTCCGCCCGGGCCACCGTCCTGCGCACCGTCGGCACCCGTGAGCGCCGCTCGCACCTGACCGCCCCGCGCGTGCCCACCGTGGGCATCGACATCGGCGGTACGAAGGTGATGGCGGGCGTCGTCGACGCCGACGGGAACATCCTGGAGAAGATCCGCACCGAGACGCCGGACAAGTCCAAGAGCCCCAAGGTCGTCGAGGACACCATCACCGAGCTGGTCCTGGACCTCTCGGACCGCCACGACGTGCACGCCGTGGGCATCGGCGCGGCCGGCTGGGTCGACGCCGACCGCTCCACCATCCTCTTCGCCCCGCACCTCGCCTGGCGCAACGAGCCGCTGCGGGACGCCCTGCAGTCCCGGCTCGCCGTCCCCGTCATGGTCGACAACGACGCCAACACGGCCGCCTGGGCCGAGTGGCGGTTCGGCGCGGGCCGCGGCGAGGACCACCTCGTCATGATCACGCTCGGTACCGGCATCGGCGGCGCGATCCTGGAGGACGGCCGGGTCAAGCGCGGCAAGTACGGCGTGGCCGGCGAGTTCGGCCATATGCAGGTCGTGCCCGGCGGCCACCGCTGCCCGTGCGGCAACCGCGGCTGCTGGGAGCAGTACAGCTCGGGCAACGCCCTGGTCCGCGAGGCCCGCGAGCTGGCGGTCGCGGACTCGCCGGTCGCGTACAACATCCTGGAGCGGGTCAAGGGCAACATCCCCGACATCACCGGGCCGCTGATCACCGAGCTCGCCCGCGAGGGCGACGCCATGTGCGTCGAGCTCCTCCAGGACATCGGCCAGTGGCTCGGCGTCGGCATCGCCAACCTGGCGGCCGCCCTCGACCCGTCCTGCTTCGTCGTCGGCGGCGGCGTCAGCGCGGCCGACGACCTGCTGATCGGCCCGGCCCGGGACGCGTTCCGACGCCATCTGACCGGCCGCGGCTACCGGCCGGAGGCCCGTATCGCCAAGGCGCAGCTGGGCCCCGAGGCCGGTATGGTCGGCGCCGCCGACCTGGCCCGCCTGGTCGCCCGCCGCTTCCGCCGCGCCAACCGCCGCCGGGTGGAGCGCTACGAGCGGTACGCCCAGGTCGCCGAGGCCGTCCGCAAGTCGAGCTCCGCCCGCACCACCCAGGGATCGCCGTGA